The genomic segment CCACCACTGCCAGCGCATGAAAGTCGTCCACAAATCCGCCAAGCTCGCCAACGTTTGCTACGACATTCGCGGTCCGATCATGGACGCGGCCAAGCAGATGGAGGAAGACGGGCACAAGATCATCAAGCTGAACATCGGCAACCTGGCCGTGTTCGGCTTCGATGCCCCCGAGGAAATCCAGCTCGACATGATCCGCAACCTGCCCCATTCCTCGGGCTATTCGGACAGCAAGGGCATTTTCGCGGCGCGCAAGGCGGTGATGCACGAGACGCAAAAGCAGGGCCTGGCGGGGGTCACGCTCGACGACATCTACCTGGGCAATGGCGCCAGCGAACTCATCGTGATGGCCACCAATGCGCTGCTCGACGCCGGCGACGAACTGCTGCTGCCCGCGCCCGATTACCCGCTGTGGACGGCCGCCGCCAGCCTCTCGGGCGGCACGCCGGTGCATTACCTGTGCGACGAGGCCCGGGGCTGGATGCCGGACCTCGACGACATCCGCGCCAAAATCAGCCCCCGCACCAAGGGCATCGTGGTCATCAACCCGAACAACCCCACCGGAGCGCTGTACCCGGAGTCGCTGCTCGAAGACCTGGTGCAGATCGCGCGCACCCATGGCCTGGTGATCTTCGCCGACGAGGTCTACGACAAGGTGCTGTACGACGGCGCCAGGCACCGGGCCATCGGTTCATTGAGCCAGGATGTGCTGACGCTGACGTTCAACTCGCTGTCCAAGAGCTACCGCTCCTGCGGCTACCGCGCCGGCTGGCTGGTGGTCTCGGGCGACAAGAAGCCGGCGCGCGACTACATCGAGGGTCTGAACATGCTCTCGAACATGCGGCTGTGCTCGAACGTGCCCGGCCAATGGGCGATACAGACGGCCCTGGGGGGCTTTCAGAGCATCAACGAGTTGGTCGGCGAAGGCGGGCGCCTGCGCCGGCAGCGCGACCTGGCGTATGAGCTGATCACGGCGATTCCGGGCGTGAGCTGCGTCAAGCCGAGCGCGGCGCTGTACATGTTCGCGCGCCTCGACCCGGCCCTGTACCCGATCGCCGACGATCAGCAGTTCTTCCTGGAACTGCTGCAAGAGACCAAGGTGATGCTGGTCCAGGGCACGGGCTTCAACTGGCCGACGCCGGACCATTTCCGCATCGTGTTCCTGCCGCATGAGGATGACCTGCGCGAGGCCATCGGCCGCGTGGCGCGGTTCCTCGCGCAGTACCGCAAGCAGTGGGAGCGAATGTAGCGCCCGCATGTGGCGCTCGAGGATGCGGCGCGCATCTCCCGGCGCAGGCTCCGGCGGCCGGCCCGCGAGGGGCCAGGCCCCCTTTTTCAAAAACCGATAAGTCAGTCAACGCATGAAACCCATTCAAGCAGGTCTGCTCGGCCTGGGCACCGTCGGTGGCGGTGTGTTCGACGTGCTGCGGCGCAACCAGGACGAAATCAGCCGCCGCGCCGGCCGGGGCATTCAGATCACCATGGTCGCGGCCCGGGATGTGGCGCGCGCGCAAAGCCTGGTCGGCCCCGATGTGCAGGTGCTCGGCGATGCCAGCGCGATCATCGCCAACCCGGACATCGCCATCGTCATCGAACTGATCGGCGGCTGCGGCATTGCCAAGACGCTGGTGCTTGAGGCCATTGCGGCCGGCAAGCATGTGGTCACGGCGAACAAGGCGCTGCTGGCCGTGCATGGCAGCGAGATCTTCGCGGCCGCATCGGCCCGGGGCGTGATGGTGGCTTTCGAGGCCGCCGTGGCCGGGGGCATCCCCATCATCAAGGCGTTGCGCGAGGGGCTGACCGCCAACCGCATACAGTGGCTCGCCGGCATCATCAATGGCACGACCAACTTCATCCTGTCCGAGATGCGCAGCCAGGGCCGCGATTTCGATGTGGTGCTCGAGGAGGCGCAGCGCCTGGGCTACGCCGAGGCCGACCCCGGCTTCGACATCCAGGGCGTGGATGCGGCCCACAAGCTCACGCTGATGAGCGCGATCGCGTTCGGCATTCCGGTGCAGTTCGACAAGGCCCATGTGGAAGGCATCACGGCGCTGGCGACGGCCGACATCCGCTACGCCGAGCAACTGGGCTACCGCATCAAGCTGCTGGGCATCACCAAGCGCGTCGACAAGGGGGTGGAACTGCGCGTGCACCCCTGCCTGGTGCCGGCCAAGCGCCTGATCGCGAATGTCGAAGGCGCGATGAACGCCGTGGTGGTGCAAGGCGACGCCGTCGGCACCACGCTGTACTACGGCAAAGGCGCGGGCGCCGAGCCGACCGCCAGCGCCGTGATTGCCGACCTGGTGGACATCGCCCGCCTGCACACCGCCGACCCCGAGCACCGCGTGCCGCACCTGGCCTTCCAGCCCCATACCCTGGCCGACGCGATGGACGCGCTGCCGGTGCTGCCGATGAGCGAAGTGGTCACCAGCTACTACCTGCGCTTGCGCGTGGCCGACCAGGCCGGCGTGCTGGCCCAGGTCACCGGCCTGCTGGCCGAGGCCGGGGTGAGCATCGATGCCGTGCTGCAGCGCGAAGCCGACGAGGTAGGCGGCGCAGGCTCGGCCCAGACCGATCTGATCATCCTCACGCACGACACGCGCGAAGGTACGATGGACGCCGTCATGGCCCGGATGCAGGCCCTGACGACAGTGCTGGCGCCGATCACACGCCTGCGCAAGGAAGCACTGAACTGAATGCGAATACCGACCGGCTTGCACCATGAAATACATCAGCACCCGTGGCCAGGCAGGGCGCAGACCGTTTTGCGACATCCTGCTCGAGGGCCTGGCCCCCGACGGCGGCCTGTACCTGCCCGAGCATTACCCGCAGATCGATGACGCAGCCCTGACGCGCTTGCGCCAGGTCTGGCACGAGCAGGGCTACGCCGAACTGGCATACCAGTTGCTGTCGCTGTACATCGACGACATTCCCGCCGCCGACCTGCGGGCGCTGTGCGCCAAGACCTACATCGCCGAAGTCTTCGGCAGCCGCTCCATCGTGCCGCTGCGCCCGCTCGAAGCCGGCCTGTGGCTGCAAGCACTGTCCAACGGCCCGACGCTGGCCTTCAAGGACCTGGCCATGCAGTTGCTGGGCCATTTGTTCGAGTACGAACTGGCGCGCCGTGGCGAGCAACTGAACATCCTGGGCGCCACCAGCGGCGACACCGGCAGTGCGGCCGAATACGCGCTGCGCGGCAAGACCGGCGTGCGCGTATTCATGACCAGCCCGGATGGCCGCATGAGCGCCTTCCAGCAGGCGCAGATGTTCAGCCTGCAAGACGCCAACATCCACAACCTGGCCATCGACGGCGTGTTCGACGACTGCCAGGACATCGTCAAGGCCGTCAGCCGCGACCAGACCTTCAAGCGCAGGCACCGGATCGGCACCATCAACTCCATCAACTGGGCGCGCCTGCTGGCGCAGGTGGTGTACTACTTTGCCGGCTACCTGCAAGCCAGCGCAAGCAACGCGCAGCAGGTCAGCTTCACGGTGCCCAGCGGCAACTTCGGCAATGTCTGCGCCGGCCATGTGGCGCGCATGATGGGCCTGCCCATCGACCGGCTGGTGGTGGCCACCAACGAGAACGATGTGCTCGACGAATTCTTTCGCACCGGCGTCTACCGCGTGCGCAGCAGCGCCGATACGCGCGCCACCTCCAGCCCCTCGATGGACATCAGCAAAGCCAGCAACTTCGAGCGCTTCGTGTTCGACCTGCTCGGCCGCGACGGCGCGCGCGTCGAGACGCTGTTCGGCCAGACCCTGGCCACCCGGGGCCGGATCGACCTGAGCGGCGACCCGCGCTTTGCCGAAGCCGCAACGCGCTACGGTTTTGCCAGCGGCAAGAGCACCCATGCCGACCGGCTGGCGACCATCCGCGACAACCACCAGCGCCATCGCGTCACGCTGGACCCCCACACCGCCGACGGGGTGAAGGTGGCGCGCGAGCACTTGGCGCAGAGGGCGCGCGAGCGCCCGGCGCAAGACCCGCCCGCAGCGCCGATGATCGTGCTGGAGACGGCGCTGCCGATCAAGTTCGCCGCGACCATCATCGAAGCCCTGGGCCAGGCGCCCGAGAGACCCGCGCAGTTCGCCGGCATCGAAAACCTGCCCCGGCGCGTGCAGCGGCTGCCTGCCGATGCGCAACAGGTCAAAGCCTATATCGAGCGCCACTGCACGGCGGATGCGGATGCGGGCGCCAAACCGCAGGCGCCGGGCGCCAGCAGCGCCGGGCGCGATGACTGCCATGCCCCCATGGGGAGCGATGGATGAAAGTCGCAGGTTTTGCCGGCTTTTCCGGCAGTGGCAAAACCACGCTGATCGAGCAACTGATCCCGGCGCTGCGGCGGCAGGGACTGCGCGTGTCGGTGGTCAAGCATGCGCACCACCGTTTCGACATCGACCACCCGGGCAAAGACACTTACCGCCACCGCGAGGCCGGCGCCTTCGAGGTGGTGGCGGCGTCCGACCGGCGGCTGGCGCTGATGCGCGAATTCGAGCAAGCCACCACGCTCAGCGTGCACCAGTTGCTGGCCGAACTCTGCCAGGACGTGGACTGGGTGCTGGTCGAGGGCTTCAAGGGCAGCGATCTGCCCAAGATCGAAGTCTGGCGCCCCCCGCATCCAGGCGAGACCGGCGCGCCCGGGCGCCAACCCGAACCCGTGCGCTACCCCGGGGACGACTGCGTGGTCGCCGTGGCCACCAACGCAGCGCACCGCCTGCCCGTGCCGACGACGCTGCCCGTGCTCGACCTCGACGCCCCGGACCAGGTCGCCGGCTGGCTGATCCGGCAAGGACAGCGCTTCGGGTACGAGCGGCCACTGCATGGAGGAAGGCTGCGATGCGCCCCGCAATGAAACCCCTGAAACCCCTGGACGAAGCACTGGCCGAGCTACTGGCCCAGGCCCGGCCCCTGCCGGCCACCGACCAGGTGAGCACGCTCGACGCCGATGGCCGCGTGCTGGCGCAAGACTGCATCTCGGCGCTGCAAGTGCCGGCGCAGGACAATAGCGCGATGGACGGCTACGCCGTGCGCTGCGCCGATGTAACGGCACCGGGCAGCGTCTTGCCGGTAGCGCAGCGCATCACCGCAGGCAGCGCCTGCGCAGCGCTGCCACCAGGCAGCGCCGCGCGCATCTTCACCGGCGCCCCGATGCCTGCGGGAGCCGACGCCATCGTGTTGCAGGAAGACTGTCAGGCCCTGGCCGTCGAGCGCCAGACGCCATCCGGCAGCGCTCAGATGCCCTCCGGCAGCGGCCAGACATCGCCCGATCACGGCCTGGGCCAGGTGCAGATCAACGCCCGGCCCCAGCCCGGCCAATGGCTGCGCCATGCGGGCGAAGACATTCGCCGTGGCGCCGTGGTGCTGACGGCCGGCACGCGCCTGACGCCGGCTACGCTGGGCCTGGCCGCCAGCATCGGCCTGGACCGGCTGCAAGTGGCGCGCCGCCCACGGGTGGCGCTGTTTTCCACCGGCGACGAACTGGTCATGCCCGGCACCGTGCCGCCCGGGCAGATGCGCCCCGGCGCCATCTACAACAGCAACCGATTCTTCCTGCGCGCGATGCTGCTGCGCCTGGCATGCGAGGTGAGCGACCTGGGCATCGTCCCCGACCAGCG from the Verminephrobacter eiseniae EF01-2 genome contains:
- the thrC gene encoding threonine synthase, with amino-acid sequence MKYISTRGQAGRRPFCDILLEGLAPDGGLYLPEHYPQIDDAALTRLRQVWHEQGYAELAYQLLSLYIDDIPAADLRALCAKTYIAEVFGSRSIVPLRPLEAGLWLQALSNGPTLAFKDLAMQLLGHLFEYELARRGEQLNILGATSGDTGSAAEYALRGKTGVRVFMTSPDGRMSAFQQAQMFSLQDANIHNLAIDGVFDDCQDIVKAVSRDQTFKRRHRIGTINSINWARLLAQVVYYFAGYLQASASNAQQVSFTVPSGNFGNVCAGHVARMMGLPIDRLVVATNENDVLDEFFRTGVYRVRSSADTRATSSPSMDISKASNFERFVFDLLGRDGARVETLFGQTLATRGRIDLSGDPRFAEAATRYGFASGKSTHADRLATIRDNHQRHRVTLDPHTADGVKVAREHLAQRARERPAQDPPAAPMIVLETALPIKFAATIIEALGQAPERPAQFAGIENLPRRVQRLPADAQQVKAYIERHCTADADAGAKPQAPGASSAGRDDCHAPMGSDG
- a CDS encoding homoserine dehydrogenase; translated protein: MKPIQAGLLGLGTVGGGVFDVLRRNQDEISRRAGRGIQITMVAARDVARAQSLVGPDVQVLGDASAIIANPDIAIVIELIGGCGIAKTLVLEAIAAGKHVVTANKALLAVHGSEIFAAASARGVMVAFEAAVAGGIPIIKALREGLTANRIQWLAGIINGTTNFILSEMRSQGRDFDVVLEEAQRLGYAEADPGFDIQGVDAAHKLTLMSAIAFGIPVQFDKAHVEGITALATADIRYAEQLGYRIKLLGITKRVDKGVELRVHPCLVPAKRLIANVEGAMNAVVVQGDAVGTTLYYGKGAGAEPTASAVIADLVDIARLHTADPEHRVPHLAFQPHTLADAMDALPVLPMSEVVTSYYLRLRVADQAGVLAQVTGLLAEAGVSIDAVLQREADEVGGAGSAQTDLIILTHDTREGTMDAVMARMQALTTVLAPITRLRKEALN
- a CDS encoding molybdopterin molybdotransferase MoeA, which encodes MKPLKPLDEALAELLAQARPLPATDQVSTLDADGRVLAQDCISALQVPAQDNSAMDGYAVRCADVTAPGSVLPVAQRITAGSACAALPPGSAARIFTGAPMPAGADAIVLQEDCQALAVERQTPSGSAQMPSGSGQTSPDHGLGQVQINARPQPGQWLRHAGEDIRRGAVVLTAGTRLTPATLGLAASIGLDRLQVARRPRVALFSTGDELVMPGTVPPGQMRPGAIYNSNRFFLRAMLLRLACEVSDLGIVPDQREATEQALQAASAAHDLILTSGGVSVGEEDHVKPAVQALGRLDLWQIAIKPGKPFAYGRVGPAHFIGLPGNPVSSFLTFALLVRPFVLRLQGMTDVAPKPIAASARFAWPKADQRREFLRVRQHPMGGLELFGNQSSGVLSSAAWGDGVVDNPAGQTIAPGDSVQFIAFSQLL
- a CDS encoding pyridoxal phosphate-dependent aminotransferase, with the protein product MKVVHKSAKLANVCYDIRGPIMDAAKQMEEDGHKIIKLNIGNLAVFGFDAPEEIQLDMIRNLPHSSGYSDSKGIFAARKAVMHETQKQGLAGVTLDDIYLGNGASELIVMATNALLDAGDELLLPAPDYPLWTAAASLSGGTPVHYLCDEARGWMPDLDDIRAKISPRTKGIVVINPNNPTGALYPESLLEDLVQIARTHGLVIFADEVYDKVLYDGARHRAIGSLSQDVLTLTFNSLSKSYRSCGYRAGWLVVSGDKKPARDYIEGLNMLSNMRLCSNVPGQWAIQTALGGFQSINELVGEGGRLRRQRDLAYELITAIPGVSCVKPSAALYMFARLDPALYPIADDQQFFLELLQETKVMLVQGTGFNWPTPDHFRIVFLPHEDDLREAIGRVARFLAQYRKQWERM
- the mobB gene encoding molybdopterin-guanine dinucleotide biosynthesis protein B translates to MKVAGFAGFSGSGKTTLIEQLIPALRRQGLRVSVVKHAHHRFDIDHPGKDTYRHREAGAFEVVAASDRRLALMREFEQATTLSVHQLLAELCQDVDWVLVEGFKGSDLPKIEVWRPPHPGETGAPGRQPEPVRYPGDDCVVAVATNAAHRLPVPTTLPVLDLDAPDQVAGWLIRQGQRFGYERPLHGGRLRCAPQ